tatctatctatctatctatctatctatctatctatctatctatctatctatctatctatctatctatctatctatctatctatctatctaacaaaaaaataaagaagtcccaccaaataaaaccaaaagcaCAATAAGACACAAATattcacaaaacaaataacttaAGTGTGagcaaaaagccaaaaaaaaagtgttttaaagagGAATCGAGCGGCCAAACTTACGAAGATGCTTACAGTCTTATCactgtgttgctgctgctggagctgcttcATGAGGATCGACTTCTTCTTGTCCTTGCAGCGCTTGTTCTGGAACCAGACCCGGATCACTCTGGGGCTGAGGCCGGTCatctccaccagctgctccttCATCAACGCGTCCGGCCTCGGGTTGGCGTTGTAGCAAGTCCTCAGCGTGTGCAGCTGCTTCTCGTTCAGCACCGTCCGCACCCGCGTCGTCTTCTCCGACTGTTTGTGGACGTGGTTCCGATGTGGAGCCTGCCGAACCGCCACGGGATCTGCTGAGGACGGagaagaggggggggggaaaaacagGGGTTCACAGACTGCAAGGCTTCAAATGTTCGTTCACAGATACAGAGATCACATtaaccccagcagagtttttGCCCTGAATCGGAATGTCCCACAGAGGGACATTtcttatttggaaaatataaatgtagTTTCCCTAAATAGTGCGAAATTCTACCTGAATGTCAATCAAGAGAGACAAATCATTCcagatttgaaaataataataaaaaaaaataatagaaaaagcATTTGTAAATGCAAAGTACTGTCTGTACACGACTTCAAACATAACTTGATTCGCTGagtaaaaggatttttttttgtcacgaAAAACAGACGTTCccctttaaatatgaaaaaaaaaaaactaaatctagtTTGAGGTTCCCTCTGAGACTTGTTTCCGAATACCCTCAGAAAGAAGGTCATCTTTATTTACATACGTCTTTATTTTGGTGGAGTGATTttcctcacaaacacacacggaAAGACGCACAGACATGGCCGCGACTCAAGTCCCAGATTATTTAGATACTGGCAGCAGAGCAGGTTACTGCTAATGAGATCAATTATAAAGTTGGCCTACGGAAAGGTCACAGCACAGCAATTTACTTACACAtgcataaaacacacattttgattGCTCGACctgaaccaaaaaaaataaaataaaaatctgagttgAACCCTAGAAAAATGTGTACAAATTttatttgagctgtttttaaattaaaagtctacagaatattttaaaaaatcagctattccatataataataataataataataataataataataataataataataataataataataataataataataataataaattcgCACCTGCCAGGTGCAGCGGTCTGTTGGAGTGGATGTGTCCGGGACTGATGGGACTTCCCGCAGAACTCCTCTCCATCAGCAGGCTGTGGTCCGCCCGGCACAGCAGCTCCTCTTCCCGCAGGGAGAACTCGTCCCCCGGCAGCAGCTGCCTGCTGCACACCGAGCACCGAAAGCATTCGATGTGGTAGACGTTGTCCCGGGCTCTCATCACCAAGTCGCTGCTGCTGAACCCCAGGTTGCATTTGGCGCATTTTATCCCAAACAGCCTGCGAAATTTGCAGCTGTTTAgacatttttgtaaagtgttgggaaaaattaaaagaaatatatataatttatttgaaataacaaaatgtttgaaatcttTTTATCTGAAACTCACTAGCCGTtgtatatgatttttttttttctctagttgTTTCtactctgattatttttttaggaGATCCTCCCTATAATGATATTTAATTTATACACCACATTTATGACAACCCGTGAGTAAACCTGAGGGGAACTTTTGAAAAACTCCTACCTTACATAATCTCTTTTGCAATAAGTTTTCCCGTCCCGGACGAAACAAGTGCAGGTCTCATCCAGGTACTGGCTGCACTCCGCGCACTTCAGGCAGGCAGCATGCCACTCCAGGTCGGGGGAAACTCTCAGTATGTACTGGTCATGGATCTGGCTTCCACATCCTACACACATCGCGAATCCTGACTTCTCTGCGAAGAGGCCACAGCTTTGTCAACGCAACGTTGTATGCACAGTCGAATTAACACCCCAAAATCCTTTTgcgttgttttatttttatttttttatattattattttttttgtttcttttggcagattttttcttctttttttttctaatgaagaTGAAACTCAATGTTATGTAACAACTGGTAGATTTGGGCATTTTCCACGCAATAAAAAAACCTGACATGTGTTGCTTGTTAAAATCTCCACCGAAGCCATATAATAGAAATAATCCTGTGCAGCAGTGCGATGTGAGGATAATTGCTCTCTTAATTGGACTCGTTGCTGAATATGAGCTTTTCTAACCCGTTTGTTCACCGAtctattgctgctgctgttgctgcatcGGGACTCTTAAATCTTCCTGCTTGAAAAGCGCACGGAGCAATTCGGCGTACTTACTTTTGGAATGATCCCCCATATCACCCAAGAAAGAAGAGCTGAAAATAATATCCACCATACAGGACGGATGAAGGGGAGTGAGCTCGACGCAGAAAAGATGGGGAAAGATCGCCGGCCCTTCGGCAGCCTCCCAGATAACTTGTGTCTCTCCGGACTGGAGAGGGAGGCCGAAGAGGCTACAAGGTCCACACACGTTACTCGCATGACGTCACCGCGTCAGCGCTGAGCTCTCCAATCGCTCTTTTGCACCTCTGCAGCAAGCAGGCGGCTTTGGGGAgaagcataaaataataataataataataataatcgtGACATGAATGGAAGCCTAAGATTGCAGATGTTGATATGTTATCTTTGTTGTAGATACAGTTCAGTGGTTTAATACCCAGCACTGTTGATAATGACGTTTGTTTAGTGAACATGATTGTGACATAAGTTCCATTAGAAGGTCatttgttttgaacaaaataatcaaattctggtatttaaataaaaaatatttatttagattaagtTAGTCTATTTTTATGTGTTGATACGCCTTACGGACTAGCACAGTTAAAAGAAATCACTATTTTCCATGATAAGGATGTTCCCCaatttgtcttgtaaaatacaaacaaaatttcTAGCGgtatttagaaataaacaatGTATAAAAAACAAGTCATATTTCATTAAGAGTTCCCGAAGCCTTGCATGACATAGGACAAAGAGACACTTCAGCTTTGGTCTTCTCATTAAAATATCTACTTAAGCTATAGCAGGCCATACGTTTGGTCTCTGTTTAGACATAAATCCAGCAGATCAGCGGACATACATCAGTGATCCTCCTTTTGATCCCGAGTCGTCATCCATTCGAGAACGAGGCCATCTACTGGGGCGAAGTGAGAACTACAACCCGTTGACTGAAGGCTGCTGAGTTTTGAGGAACTCTGTGAAAGAGACGAAGCGTAGAGTCACCAgccaaacagaagaaaaacagcgatatattattttttaacgtaaacactttgtttctgttgtatGTACGAAATAATTTCaccttaataaaataatttgttacaAAAACGTTTCACGTCCTTGCAATTCTGGTATCATAAGTTGTACAGACTTCAAAACTTTATtgataaaacatttcctttacCATTTTAAAGTTGATGACTGACTTTTGGTGTCTGCCAAACAAGTTGggtaagagaaaataaaatgacagtaGAATACTTGCCaccatagaaaaataaaactttgatcaatacattttgtttgccaggaaaaatcacataaaatcaaataaatgattaaaattatcATTTACAAATTTATCTTGCTGTTAGGGTTtctatttactttaaaaaacaacttttggaTTTTCCTGCCTTAGTTGGTATCTTTTACACttcatgttctttttatttattttcaattaagAAATTCAGTTAGTTGAATTTCTCAAGATGGCAACTATCGCCACATTATAAATTATGTGTATTGataatagtaaataataaaattgtttttctaaaattaaacttCTGTTTCGTGCAGTTGTCATCAAATGGAGAACATCTGTGAACAATAATTGAAAATCTTGCTCAGATTCCTAATTTGACTTGTGTTTGAACAGTGATTAGGTTATTTGATCTAAAACCATCCTGTTCTAATGCTGGCTGTGTGTTTGCTGGGTTGTTGTGTGTGGAGGTGAATCTCTGCCCCGCAGTCTAAAGTCGcttgcagcctctaacaggtaATATTTTCGGGATTGTGTCGCATTTACTGTAGTTCTGTAGGTCATCTTTTCGTCAGCTCTGAGCAGCTGTGCTGTTCCTGCTGGAAACAGGCATGCAGACGCTCCCATGTTTTACCATGAGGATGGATGGTGTGCTTAGTGACTTGCAGTGTTTATTTTCTGCCACTTATGGGATATGTCATATAACCTATGAAGTTAAATTTTGGTTTTGTCTTTGGCTGTCATCTTGTTTGCTTCTCAAATGAATGCTCTCCCTACTAAGACTGTCAGTATGGATTGGTAGCCATATCTTGGAGGGTTTGCTGTTGTGCTACACTTTTCACAGTTTCAGTTGAGGGATGAGTTAGATAGTATTCTGTGAGATGTTGATATCTTGTGGGGGGTTTTAttacctaaccctgctttaaatcTCTCTGTAGCATTGTCCACAATGTCTCTGATGTGTTtcttaacaataaaaataccaataggtattttgttccaaacgttttatggatgcaaaagcaagaaccccccacttgatgactttgtgtttctgtgttttatatgatgtaaagcactttgaaatgccttgctgctgaaatgtgctatacaaataaaatttgatttgatttttgatttgatttcttggcctttgtgattttattttgatcttGTATACTCTCTAACAAACTTCTGAAGCCTTTACAGACTTACTGAGAATAAACCCTAATTATGTGACTTCTGAACTCTCAGGTTGCACCAAATTATATATAGAATAAAATGGGCTGGGAACAAATGCatgttatcattttaaaaaagtttttcttccacttcacaattatgcatcaCTTTGTGATTGTCTATAGTTTCTGACTTCAAATTGACCAAGTGTTAAAAATGAGTATACTTTTGCAATGTGCTTTGTAGCTTCAACAAAAATCTGGAGATGATaatcagatttagattttagatTAATGCATTTTTGCTTGTTATTTAAGGGTGAAATTTTGATCTTTAATATTTTAGGATGTTTGAGTATATAGTATTAGTATAAAGCTAAAggtctaaatatatttttaatgtattttccacataaaaacaaaagtgtaaattctttgacattttcacagatacatctgtttttttatccTCTAGGAGTAATGTCATTAATCTGATGagatcaaatcaaaaacattaCAGATTTTGAACCACAACATAAGATTTGTTTCAGAAACAGTGagattttataataattaatgttttaaacacTGGTTCCAATTTAACATAAACGTGTATATGTTatatttaaactgaatattgatattttgcagtcatttttttactttcaccGACATTTTTCAAAACCTCTTTAGGAACTTCATCAAGAGCGATGCCCTcacctttgtttttctcattggCAATGAAACTGAATTTGTACATTGGGCCAAATTCTGTCTGTACATGTGGCAGTGATCCTCTTGTTGGGATGAACAGAGTAAGTAAAGTAAGCAGACAGAAATGCCTTGTACATCAATCATTCAATGAATCTCTGGGCTCTCGCTCTGGGCCAAGccataatatttctgtttacatATGCATGATGTATTATAAATTAATATTGCCATCAGTGTGTACccaaaggaagaaaacaaaacttgatAAAGGCTGAATTGCTGTGTGAGTtctgtgtttcatttcttttgctGGTCAGTGGTTTATCTTTGAAGAATCTTGTCTACATTCTTCGACAGGACAATATTGgttcttgtttgtgtttatggtgTTTAGATGTGACCCAGTCACCCCCGTATGCAGCCCTGGCATGAGAGGCTCCCAGAAGAATCTAATCACAGTTTGATTGGGCCCATTAACCTCATGAAATATATATGTGTGACTGAACTCATCCACTTAAACTTTGGCAGGAGCCGAATACGCCTGTTTGGAATTCAGCGGGGCATTCAAGGGCAAAATTCGTTTTCTTGGTGACTTGTTGTCTCACAATTGTTTCAGTTGTGCTTTCCTTCTATTGTCAGAAATAATTCACTATGGTCGTCCTTTCTGAGTCCCAAAGGGTGATTCAGTTGAAGTTGTGCCAGAGTGTGTGTGACTGACATCAGGGTTTTGTCCACACATATAAGTAAACATTTCATATTGTCTATTTTACAGAACCtatacagtttttttattctgtcctttattaaaatatgctaatgaaatgtgaaaatcatcAAATTATTGGTGTTTGCTGCTTTTGGGTATTATGATCATCAAATACTATCTTTAGGAAGCTCTTTTCTAAGCAGATTTAATTCAGGTATGGTGTAGGATCAGAACCACAAATGgagattttgtttaatttatggtGAATCAAAGGCTGCTTACCTTCAAGCCATGCTGCAGTGATTCATGTAAAATGAGATGTCAGCAAGTATTGGGTGACGTACTGTacagaacattttcagtttttacatattttggtgtttataataagtttttattgatgttctttaatatttttattttatataaaactcaATTTTGGACTTTCAGTCAGCAAATCATAATaatcataaattaaataaatacatatgaaAAATCTTGCATTTTTTAAGGCTGCAAAACCCCAACAACTTGCAATATGAGATTAATGTAGAATAAAAAATCTTCActatgttaattttatttaatagggacatccttaaattttttttatgcttacaTAAGTAATTTTTGGCTTTTCTGCTGACTTCAAGACATTTATGCTACATTCCTGAAAGGTAGTTGATGAGTTGTTTAAAGATGCTGAATAATTTACCAGAACCAACATTAACTTGTCTTTAAGTGCATTGCGTCCAATCGTGATGTCCAGACTCAGCAAAAActaacaaagattttttttaaaaggtagccattttctgaaataatttctgcattcatagataaaatattcagtttttaacataattttgaTATATTTCACAAGTTGTTTTCAATGTCAAAGTTATGTCAGGTTTCCCCTcacacttatttattttgtgaccAGTCTTCTGGAAACAAGAAATCACATCCACATGCGAGCAAGTACGCACTGAGAGGGGAACCATGTTGCAAATTTATAATTCATAATTCTTCAGAGTTAATGCACTATTCACATGATAATTAGGATTAATTTTTGATTGGTGCCTCAGGGCAGCGTTGCATTGTTAGGCTGAATAACCTGCACCGTTATTGCCTTCTTAGTGTAACTGTCAGCTGCCtgttttactttacaaatatgcatcttgtattttactgttaGATGCTCTCATCAACACCTTGTTGCTTTTCGGCACCATTAACGGACGGCTGTGTCACTTAAATGATGGGAAAGCAGCTCTGTTTAGATTAGTCAAAACAATTACCTTCATTATTTTTGACATCTAGACTCTGCTAAGCAACTtgctgtttgtaaaataaatctgagatATTTCTCTAATAGCAGGTAGTTTGTTCtcttaattgattttattttaacatgaagtttcagtttgtttccagGTAGGTGGAGTTGCAGGCAGGGTCAGTATTATTATTTCCCCTGGTAGATTAGATGTAAGATTGTTTTCAGTCAGCcaaaagggtttttttgtttgtttgtttttcttatagaAAATGAGACAGGCATTGCTGCtaagataataaaacaatgtcaaTGTTTTATGGCATGGTAAAACTAGTatgttgcaaaaaatatttataccctaaaaatgtttatttgcattagAACCATTAAATCCTTCTTATAATTTTGATTAgcgttttgtatttttccactgGTATTTGGATGTTATATCAAATATATGAGGTTGAAAAACTTCCCTTGCATCTGCCATAGTCCTTCGCTCAATTTGCAGCATAAAATATCCAATTCGGGAATCTGGTTTGGTCTCTCCAATATGTTAATGTTATTTCCAAGCAAAATATACATTCAcaaattaaaagatgaaatagattaaatattttctgaattgGATTGACACATGAAATGAGTATGTCCTGTAACATCTctcataaaacaaacacagatttcCAGAAATTGAGCATCACACTGACAGGCACAATGTCGGTGGTTGTCTGATGGTTTGACAGAgtttcttcagtcagaggcttcttcaaatccactgtaatacagaccgcTACAAGAGATCTTTCTTGCCAACAGCCATCGCCGTGTACACCAAGACTTTGAATAAATGTGTTACAACAACAtgtaatttccctttgggatcaataaagtatttttgattttgaacaaacatttctgattttgatCCTCTAAAATTTGGGCTCCATGTTTGACATGATAATTTGGGATCTTACATAGGAGCAGTGTTAGGTAAATTATATGGCTCATTTAacctttttgacaaaaaatgtttaattattctAAATAACACAAGCGGTTTGTCCTAATGGCGGTCAATTATGGGGATTAATGTAGTATGCTCTCTGCTGTTTACTGACCAGCTGATGAACCTGATTTGTCTCGTGACCTGCTTGTTTTGTGAGGCACTCATGTTCTCACACCTGGAAGAGGTTTCAGCATCACTTTGGGGCATTTTATCAACAGGACAGCAGGTGCACAACTCCCTGACCTGCTCACCAGCTGTGTGCTGGTTGGTGCATGTTGAGACCAAATGGCAGTCAGCCAGAGCTGCGGGGAAACAGACCTGGTCTGAAAAGTCAACTGCAGACCGCGGTGAAGCAGCATctgcctgctgctgcttcagtcTGCTTCATCTTTCCAGAGGAAATGTTAAAAAGCTGTTTGTGAGCAGCCTGATGCTGAAGGTAAGAGGGCTTTCTTTTTCCCCcttgagtgatttttttttttttttcactctagATTGACAGCGCCTTTCATACTGTATTATTCGGCCTGGCTTTTAACTCCAGGAGAACTGTGTTCACAAATTGATGCTCTGCTCCTTTGGGGCTGTAGCTGAAACATTAAATTGTACTGAAATATTCATATGTGAGTGCATTTAGCTGAGAGCAATTGATGTGTGACTCCCCAGAGACCAGATGGAAATGTTCCAGGGCCCCAGCACGCGCCAGCAGACACCCTGAGCTCTGGCCAGGACAGTGATTGTGATTTAGCCGAGGCTAAGCTGAAGACTACAAGATTAAGAAGGCCAAATCAACCCCCATGAAGACAGATACTGCTAAATACCTGGTGTGTAACACAGAAAATCATTTGGCAAGTGAAAAACTACAACAAGACATCTAATACAGCATTTGCATATTcacatttccttctttttttgaatgaaatattttacatgtattCTACTTTTGATTAGTTTTGTTTGTGCATAGAGGCTGATAGCACTGCAGCACACTTAGCTGATGCAGGAAGTTAGAAAAGAAGTAAGAAAACATTCATGGGGTTATTTACAGTCTTTTTCCAGGTCTTTTATTAGGGACAATATGGTTTACTGCCCAGGGTGACAAACCATTAGGTACGGCATGACTTTTATCTTGTTTTCTCCTGCTGTGAGCCCATTGGGAGAGCATAACACGTAGTTTTGATCAAACGAATAATGTAAGCACTTTAAGAAGACTGAGGATAACAAAGTTGGCTTCTTTTTGCGCTGACTAaagaatttcacttttttaaataaaatctggatgacttttaaaacacagtctgtgtgttttaaaatatgaaacacatAGACTAGTCAGAGCTGAATTTGATTATTCTGTactaaaaagagcaaaacatgttttggcAACAAGATTTtggcaaacataaaaataaccttttaaaaCAGGTCAAACCTTGACTGAATTATTCAGCACTGATAACTGATGTTATCAGCGCTGATGACCaaattaaatcttttgttttctgataaTCAAAGATTTAATTTGGTTATCAGCGCTGGTGACCaaattaaatcttttgttttctgacaatcaaagatttaatttggttatcagaaaacaaaagatttaatttGGCTTTCTTGAGCATATCAGACAGAAATAACAGATGAATGCAAatctcaaaattaaaatcaaaccaaaacatgttcatgtcGGCATAAATACTATCTGAAGTCTGAAACCTAATTTCTGAAAAAGAATGCTTACTACTTTATTCTACTTATTTCTTCTCAGGCCAGTCATGGattgttaaattatttagatGACTGCTAAAATAATGTTGATCTTCAGTGTGTTGTCTTAATGGTGCATATTGTATTCCTTTAACTATGGGAATAAGTCAGTTGTGTTATCATGTTTGTCACCTGACTAACTAGCTTCGTCTACTTCTTGTCTGATTATGCAGAAGCCATTAAAGATGTAAATTAGTTGTTTGCCTTTCATACTGGGAAACATGTGGGCAGTCAAATCAGATTCACGCACTTGTTTCAGaccttatttttttgtgaagtttAGAGAACAAACTgactaaataattaataatgtcCTCCCAGAGGAGTGAAGTGATTTAGTTTGGTCACTCTGTGTTTCTAGttctcttttatttcagtttttttaagctGACCCACTTCTACTCATGAAGAGAAGACACGTCTGAGGGGACACAgatgaaaactgttttaaagaaatgcgAAAAAACAAAGTCCTCTGTAGCTATGACAACAGTCTCTAGAGCGACTTTTTTCCACTTAAGAAGAATGTTTCAAAAAGAGAACCtgagaagctttttaaaaagtcatgtataatttatctgtatttttctcctgCGTTAGAGCCCGTTGGAGGAGTGTCTTGCGTGAGATGTGTTCTGAATCTGTCAGATCGAAGCAGAGATGCAGTCATATACCCCACATCTGTTTGTTCTCAATTAGACTTTTCTTATATTCGGTACACCCTGCTGTTTGGTGCCAATATGCTGTGCTTAAAATCTCTACTGAGATTTTAAGCACAGCActactgacatttaaaattacacataTGAACAAGACCAGTGGTGTTTCTGACATAAATCAGAAACTCTTATATCATTCTgcgaaaacatttatttctaacaGTTTTCTAAcatctatatttgtaaaatttagaataaaaactgtttatctttgCATGTATGGAGCTCATAACcatcaaagcaaaaacaagaaacacagtgctctgacaagaaaaaaacttctgtattctaaaaatattaataattttgtaatttaagaAGATAACTCACcactttagacaaaaacataagttattttttatgtactgacttctcttttcagattttgggAATTCATTTATCAAAACCCTGTAACAATAAGCTTTTACTTATTTGTACTTAGGCCTGATGCTCAAGTTAGTGAATAAAAACCTAATCTAGCAGGTCATTGGTGTCCCTCAactaatcaaaattaaaacagtgaTCATGTAATGTTAATGCCATCAAAGTGCCTCCCTCTGAGccattattaaaacatttgaattattaAGACTCTAATGGTCAATCTTAATTCACTTTCTTCCTGTGAGACTGACAGGCACTGCACCTCTAATTTTACTGGAGAGGTCCCAAAAGCAATTTACTGCTTGGAGTTTCTCCTAAAGGTTTGCGTGAGTGTCCTTTTCTGTCAAAACTGAACACTTGGATCCAACTGCTGGATAATCTACTATCAATATAAATCAAGTGGGTAAACTGGAAGCAAAGACATTTgctaactttgttttgttgtttttttcactgtgGAAGCAGTGCAGCATTAGCACTCTTTGTGGCAAATAACATCCTGTCTGTGTGGCTCAGGGTGAAACCATCTGATTTATCTCCTTTCTTACATGGCCAGATGATTTAGTTCAGAGACAGCCCACTTTCACTTCAGGCATTAATGCAATGGCGGCTGCGAGACACAGAGCGCGAGCCAGAGTTTGGCACCCATGTTCAACAGGATTCCTTTGTGTGGATCAACAGCCAAGCAggtcattatttatttactgacaCCATGACAGCCGATGTGGCTTGTTGTCTTTGTAAGCCAAATTGATGCACGATCTTATCAAATGGTTTGCACATACTCTGGACAAAGTTTTGGACAAAAACCAAAATTCAACCcttattttttaacatgctAATCCAGAATTTTAaccaactttaaaatataatggCAGATTTTTACTTCCTTATATCAGTAATATAAGGCCACCAATGTTAAAAGCTTAAAACcaattggaaaacatttttattccaaaacATAACATGCTTTGGATGTTTATACAATCatggggaagactgctgacttgacagttgtTTAGCAGGCAGTCTGGCTGTTGACAGAGTCCTGTGTGGAAGAGTGTTaatggaaaattgagtggaaggaaagaTTCAGTCTACTTCAAAAAGACTGAATCTGAATCTGACTGAGGCTGACTGCCTCCATGCCTTTAGTGCATATACTGTAAAGTACATGTACAGATATTCCAGTGAGCTGACATGATTAGGGATTTTTGCTTGTGGATCCATGTAAGAGGTGAATGTATGAACTGGCGGTTTATAAGTAAATTGTCCATTGGAATTAATTAAGCTGTCTGAATctttatttctgcatttaaaataatttttatcggaccatttttatgagaaattgaatttggggttttcattagctgtaagtcaTACTCCTTGAAATTAACAGTAAAGAAAATTTGGAATATTTATTACAACATACCCGTAGATattaagaattaaaaaaaaaaaaatctctgggTACTTGTAAACATGTGACAAGAAGCAAAATGGTACAACAGTTTATCTTCTGAATTAATGATATGAGACGATAATTAAGGAGAAGATGATTCTTGTCACAGCTCTGTCCCATTGGCTTCACCAATTAGGCGCTGTTGTGACAAGTCTAATGTTAATAACCTtaaataatttagcaatttCAG
This genomic stretch from Xiphophorus hellerii strain 12219 chromosome 4, Xiphophorus_hellerii-4.1, whole genome shotgun sequence harbors:
- the isl2b gene encoding insulin gene enhancer protein isl-2b isoform X2, whose product is MVDIIFSSSFLGDMGDHSKKKSGFAMCVGCGSQIHDQYILRVSPDLEWHAACLKCAECSQYLDETCTCFVRDGKTYCKRDYVRLFGIKCAKCNLGFSSSDLVMRARDNVYHIECFRCSVCSRQLLPGDEFSLREEELLCRADHSLLMERSSAGSPISPGHIHSNRPLHLADPVAVRQAPHRNHVHKQSEKTTRVRTVLNEKQLHTLRTCYNANPRPDALMKEQLVEMTGLSPRVIRVWFQNKRCKDKKKSILMKQLQQQQHSDKTVSIFNLQGLTGTPLVAGSPIRHESTVQGNPVEVQTYQPPWKALSEFALQSDLDQPAFQQLVSFSESGSLGNSSGSDVTSLSSQLPDTPNSMVPSPVET
- the isl2b gene encoding insulin gene enhancer protein isl-2b isoform X5, producing MRPALVSSGTGKLIAKEIMLFGIKCAKCNLGFSSSDLVMRARDNVYHIECFRCSVCSRQLLPGDEFSLREEELLCRADHSLLMERSSAGSPISPGHIHSNRPLHLAADPVAVRQAPHRNHVHKQSEKTTRVRTVLNEKQLHTLRTCYNANPRPDALMKEQLVEMTGLSPRVIRVWFQNKRCKDKKKSILMKQLQQQQHSDKTVSIFNLQGLTGTPLVAGSPIRHESTVQGNPVEVQTYQPPWKALSEFALQSDLDQPAFQQLVSFSESGSLGNSSGSDVTSLSSQLPDTPNSMVPSPVET
- the isl2b gene encoding insulin gene enhancer protein isl-2b isoform X3, with translation MVDIIFSSSFLGDMGDHSKKKSGFAMCVGCGSQIHDQYILRVSPDLEWHAACLKCAECSQYLDETCTCFVRDGKTYCKRDYVRLFGIKCAKCNLGFSSSDLVMRARDNVYHIECFRCSVCSRQLLPGDEFSLREEELLCRADHSLLMERSSAGSPISPGHIHSNRPLHLAADPVAVRQAPHRNHVHKQSEKTTRVRTVLNEKQLHTLRTCYNANPRPDALMKEQLVEMTGLSPRVIRVWFQNKRCKDKKKSILMKQLQQQQHSDKTNLQGLTGTPLVAGSPIRHESTVQGNPVEVQTYQPPWKALSEFALQSDLDQPAFQQLVSFSESGSLGNSSGSDVTSLSSQLPDTPNSMVPSPVET
- the isl2b gene encoding insulin gene enhancer protein isl-2b isoform X1 encodes the protein MVDIIFSSSFLGDMGDHSKKKSGFAMCVGCGSQIHDQYILRVSPDLEWHAACLKCAECSQYLDETCTCFVRDGKTYCKRDYVRLFGIKCAKCNLGFSSSDLVMRARDNVYHIECFRCSVCSRQLLPGDEFSLREEELLCRADHSLLMERSSAGSPISPGHIHSNRPLHLAADPVAVRQAPHRNHVHKQSEKTTRVRTVLNEKQLHTLRTCYNANPRPDALMKEQLVEMTGLSPRVIRVWFQNKRCKDKKKSILMKQLQQQQHSDKTVSIFNLQGLTGTPLVAGSPIRHESTVQGNPVEVQTYQPPWKALSEFALQSDLDQPAFQQLVSFSESGSLGNSSGSDVTSLSSQLPDTPNSMVPSPVET
- the isl2b gene encoding insulin gene enhancer protein isl-2b isoform X4 encodes the protein MVDIIFSSSFLGDMGDHSKKKSGFAMCVGCGSQIHDQYILRVSPDLEWHAACLKCAECSQYLDETCTCFVRDGKTYCKRDYVRLFGIKCAKCNLGFSSSDLVMRARDNVYHIECFRCSVCSRQLLPGDEFSLREEELLCRADHSLLMERSSAGSPISPGHIHSNRPLHLADPVAVRQAPHRNHVHKQSEKTTRVRTVLNEKQLHTLRTCYNANPRPDALMKEQLVEMTGLSPRVIRVWFQNKRCKDKKKSILMKQLQQQQHSDKTNLQGLTGTPLVAGSPIRHESTVQGNPVEVQTYQPPWKALSEFALQSDLDQPAFQQLVSFSESGSLGNSSGSDVTSLSSQLPDTPNSMVPSPVET